The following coding sequences are from one Bradyrhizobium sp. 200 window:
- a CDS encoding VOC family protein, with the protein MRIYVMSVLVDDQAKALDFYTERLGFIVKHDIPMGAHRWLTVVSKEAPEGPELLLEPSEHPAAGPFKSALVNDGIPAASFKVDDLNKEFERLRHLGVEFTVEPMDAGTVRMAVFDDTCGNLIQLVEMIEDK; encoded by the coding sequence ATGAGGATCTACGTCATGAGCGTTTTGGTCGACGATCAGGCCAAAGCCCTGGATTTCTACACGGAGAGGCTGGGCTTCATCGTCAAGCACGATATCCCGATGGGCGCGCATCGCTGGCTGACCGTCGTATCGAAGGAGGCACCGGAAGGACCTGAACTACTCCTCGAGCCGAGTGAGCACCCCGCCGCCGGACCATTCAAATCCGCGCTCGTGAACGATGGGATTCCTGCCGCGTCCTTCAAGGTAGATGATCTCAACAAGGAGTTCGAGAGATTGCGCCACCTTGGAGTCGAATTCACAGTCGAGCCGATGGATGCAGGCACGGTCAGAATGGCTGTGTTTGACGATACATGCGGCAATCTCATCCAGCTCGTCGAGATGATCGAAGATAAGTAA
- a CDS encoding VOC family protein — MRIRYVRVFVTDLAAARKFYAQILGLDILWEYEGKAIGFDLGPVLIVEDVSSEEDREERDLAGRYVGCSIEVEDIHATYSELAAKGVHFTAPPEKQEWGGTLAHFKDPAGNVLTLVGSR; from the coding sequence ATGCGCATACGTTATGTCAGGGTGTTCGTGACCGATCTGGCGGCCGCCAGGAAGTTCTACGCTCAGATTCTGGGACTGGATATTTTGTGGGAATACGAGGGCAAGGCGATCGGGTTTGATCTTGGTCCTGTGTTGATTGTCGAAGATGTGTCTTCGGAGGAAGACCGTGAGGAGCGAGACCTTGCCGGCCGCTATGTCGGATGTTCGATTGAAGTTGAGGATATTCACGCCACATATTCCGAACTTGCGGCGAAAGGCGTGCATTTTACGGCTCCACCTGAAAAGCAGGAATGGGGTGGCACGCTCGCCCATTTCAAAGACCCTGCCGGAAACGTCTTGACCCTGGTTGGCTCAAGGTAG
- a CDS encoding adenylate/guanylate cyclase domain-containing protein, with protein sequence MNAPPDIDPAAVHSDSDVVHWLTNDTRDQRFIDNIFAELCVRLQRAGIPVKRASLHLLIHHPQWLGARIMWADGMREAELARVDYDVRERSEYIGSPANEILDGATEVRENLERDPSLGRKHAIYDEMRAKGLTDYVAWPLYHTLGKRHIVTFATDRPGGFDDAHIARLLKLLPVLALVSEIRMKNRLARTLLETYVGSHAGELILAGATRRGSGTTVRAAIMICDLRDFTKISDNWPRDDVIDLLNGYFDAMSEPIARHGGEILKFIGDGLLAIFPLSQPQACANLLHAVTEARQAMVALNEKNGETGRAPLNYGIGVHVGDVMYGNIGSRSRLDFTVIGPAVNMASRLETLTKQLGRTVLLSRAFADFVERDFDLERVGEHPVRGFNDPIELFAYHG encoded by the coding sequence ATGAACGCGCCGCCAGACATCGATCCCGCCGCCGTGCATTCCGACAGCGACGTCGTGCACTGGCTGACAAACGACACGCGCGATCAGCGCTTCATTGACAATATTTTCGCTGAGTTGTGTGTCCGGCTCCAGCGAGCGGGCATTCCCGTCAAGCGCGCATCGCTTCATCTCCTGATCCATCATCCGCAATGGCTTGGCGCCCGGATCATGTGGGCCGACGGGATGCGCGAGGCCGAGCTTGCGAGGGTCGACTACGACGTCAGGGAGCGATCCGAATACATCGGAAGTCCCGCCAACGAAATCCTTGATGGTGCCACCGAGGTGCGCGAGAATCTCGAACGCGATCCCTCGCTGGGCCGCAAGCACGCCATCTATGACGAAATGCGGGCGAAAGGCCTGACCGACTATGTGGCGTGGCCGCTGTACCATACGCTCGGCAAGCGACATATCGTGACCTTTGCAACCGACCGGCCAGGTGGTTTCGACGACGCGCATATCGCCCGCCTGTTGAAGCTGTTGCCGGTTCTGGCGCTGGTCAGCGAAATCCGCATGAAGAACCGGCTGGCGCGAACGCTGCTGGAAACCTATGTCGGGTCGCATGCCGGCGAGCTGATTTTGGCCGGCGCCACCAGGCGCGGAAGCGGGACAACGGTACGCGCCGCCATCATGATCTGCGACTTACGTGATTTCACGAAGATCTCCGACAACTGGCCGCGCGATGACGTCATTGATCTCCTGAACGGCTATTTCGACGCGATGTCGGAGCCGATTGCCCGACATGGCGGGGAAATCCTGAAATTCATCGGCGACGGCCTGCTCGCCATTTTTCCGCTGAGCCAGCCTCAAGCCTGCGCAAACCTGCTGCATGCCGTGACTGAGGCCCGTCAGGCCATGGTTGCCCTGAACGAAAAGAACGGCGAAACCGGGCGTGCGCCGCTGAACTACGGCATCGGCGTCCACGTCGGCGACGTCATGTACGGCAATATCGGATCGCGCAGCCGGCTCGACTTCACCGTCATCGGTCCTGCAGTCAACATGGCTTCGCGTCTCGAAACCCTCACCAAGCAATTAGGCAGAACGGTGCTGCTGTCCCGCGCGTTCGCCGACTTCGTCGAACGCGATTTCGATCTCGAACGCGTTGGTGAACATCCGGTCCGCGGCTTCAACGACCCGATCGAGCTGTTTGCGTATCACGGCTGA